A genomic window from Triplophysa dalaica isolate WHDGS20190420 chromosome 24, ASM1584641v1, whole genome shotgun sequence includes:
- the acot19 gene encoding acyl-CoA thioesterase 19 yields the protein MAESKQSPLLSVYPSSCLFDEQIEVEVKHLSANCKVTLHALIQSDDGVEWEAFGHYISDSSGIVKVFRDESQGGTFEGLESMGLLWSMRPVPETKPGPRFQKNNVQTTVKVVISVYEGHLANGFKHHTPLTSASVERSSLTSGVHRVEVTEGGIKGTLFIPPGPGPFPAVLDLCGGLGGRDEHHSALLASHGYVSLALEYIGFLNASGKLEHVDNTYFETAFTFLKKHPKVCPDKVAVMGMSFGVSVTLAMAAYSEIIQPKCVVCVNGFHIMPLNGSLADVYAALQQNVDKTRLDEKMRFIWRDLLLPIPDDPTKKVEMGKIKCPVLLIVGEDDQNWPSSESATDIKKMMEKAGNSHLLTLLSYPGAGHLIEPPYSPHSRFSEFKLLEAKIKVMVVWGGETVSHSRAQENSWQKTLAFLEEHLYDNSRETTRC from the exons ATGGCAGAATCAAAACAAAGTCCTTTACTTTCTGTTTATCCTTCAAGCTGTTTATTTGATGAACAAATCGAGGTGGAAGTTAAACACTTGTCCGCTAACTGTAAAGTTACTCTTCATGCGTTGATTCAATCTGATGACGGGGTTGAATGGGAAGCGTTTGGTCATTACATCAGTGATTCCTCAGGAAtcgttaaag TTTTCAGAGATGAAAGTCAAGGTGGGACTTTTGAGGGACTTGAATCTATGGGTCTTCTTTGGAGTATGAGGCCAGTTCCTGAAACTAAACCAGGTCCCAG ATTTCAGAAGAACAATGTCCAAACAACAGTTAAGGTGGTAATTTCTGTGTATGAAGGACATCTTGCCAATGGCTTTAAGCATCACACTCCGCTCACATCAGCATCTGTTGAGCGATCGTCTTTGACCTCTGGAGTTCATAGAGTTGAAGTGACAGAGGGGGGAATAAAAGGGACGCTCTTCATTCCTCCAG GTCCTGGACCTTTTCCAGCTGTGCTTGACTTGTGTGGAGGACTGGGCGGCCGGGATGAGCATCATTCAGCTCTCTTGGCATCCCATGGCTATGTTTCACTGGCCCTTGAATACATCGGGTTCCTGAATGCTTCGGGAAAACTTGAGCATGTGGACAACACTTACTTTGAG ACTGCCTTTACGTTTCTTAAAAAACACCCCAAAGTTTGTCCTGACAAGGTGGCTGTGATGGGCATGTCATTTGGTGTCTCTGTCACACTGGCAATGGCTGCGTACTCCGAGATTATACAG CCCAAGTGTGTGGTTTGTGTGAATGGATTTCACATCATGCCGCTCAATGGCTCTTTGGCAGATGTCTATGCCGCCCTCCAACA GAACGTTGACAAAACCCGATTGGATGAAAAGATGAGATTTATTTGGCGGGATTTGTTGCTGCCAATTCCAGATGACCCTACCAAAAAAGTTGAG ATGGGCAAGATCAAATGTCCCGTTTTATTAATCGTTGGTGAGGATGATCAAAACTGGCCATCTTCAGAATCTGCAACAGAT ATAAAGAAGATGATGGAGAAGGCTGGAAACAGTCATCTGCTAACTCTTCTCTCATATCCTGGAGCGGGTCACTTGATCGAGCCGCCCTACAGCCCTCATTCACGATTCAGTGAGTTCAAGTTGCTGGAGGCAAAGATTAA GGTGATGGTGGTGTGGGGAGGAGAGACTGTGTCTCACAGTCGGGCTCAGGAGAACTCCTGGCAGAAGACTCTGGCTTTCCTTGAAGAACATCTCTATGATAACAGCAGAGAGACCACCAGATGCTAA